One window of the Klebsiella oxytoca genome contains the following:
- the gcvA gene encoding glycine cleavage system transcriptional regulator GcvA has product MSKRLPPLNALRVFDAAARHLSFTRAADELFVTQAAVSHQIKSLEDFLGLKLFRRRNRSLLLTEEGQSYFQDIKEIFSQLTEATRKLQARSAKGALTVSMLPSFAIQWLVPRLTSFNSAYPGIDVRIQAVDRQEDKLADDVDVAIFYGRGNWPGLRVEKLYAEYLLPVCSPLLLTGDNALKTPADLAQHTLLHDASRRDWQTYTRQLGLNHINVQQGPIFSHSAMVLQAAIHGQGVALANNVMAQSEIEAGRLVCPFNDVLVSKNAFYLVCHDSQAELGKIAAFRQWILAKAANEQEKFRFRYEQ; this is encoded by the coding sequence ATGTCCAAGCGTTTGCCACCTCTGAATGCATTACGTGTTTTTGATGCAGCCGCACGTCATCTCAGCTTCACTCGCGCCGCCGATGAGCTTTTTGTGACACAGGCCGCAGTCAGCCATCAAATCAAGTCCCTGGAGGATTTCCTCGGCCTCAAGCTGTTCCGTCGACGCAATCGTTCTCTTCTTTTAACCGAAGAGGGGCAAAGCTATTTTCAGGATATTAAAGAGATTTTTTCGCAGCTCACCGAGGCTACCCGTAAACTGCAGGCCCGAAGCGCAAAAGGGGCCTTAACCGTCAGCATGCTCCCCAGTTTTGCCATTCAGTGGCTGGTGCCGAGACTCACAAGCTTTAACTCAGCTTATCCGGGAATTGATGTCAGAATCCAGGCGGTGGACCGTCAGGAAGATAAGCTGGCCGACGATGTTGACGTGGCGATTTTTTACGGTCGCGGCAACTGGCCGGGGCTGCGGGTGGAAAAACTGTACGCCGAATATTTGCTGCCGGTTTGTTCGCCGCTGTTGCTCACCGGCGATAATGCGTTGAAAACGCCTGCCGATCTGGCGCAACATACCCTGCTGCACGATGCTTCCCGCCGCGACTGGCAAACTTATACCCGTCAGTTGGGTCTAAACCATATTAATGTTCAACAGGGACCTATTTTCAGCCACAGCGCGATGGTGCTGCAGGCCGCAATCCATGGACAGGGGGTCGCTCTGGCCAACAATGTCATGGCGCAGTCCGAGATTGAGGCAGGCCGTTTGGTCTGCCCGTTTAATGATGTTCTGGTCAGTAAGAATGCGTTTTATCTCGTTTGTCATGACAGTCAGGCAGAACTGGGTAAAATAGCCGCCTTCCGCCAGTGGATTCTGGCAAAAGCAGCTAATGAACAAGAAAAATTTCGCTTTCGTTATGAAC
- a CDS encoding YgdI/YgdR family lipoprotein, with protein MNKTAAIISACVLTFGLSACSSNYVMHTNDGRTIVTDGKPQTDNDTGMISYKDAWGNKQQINRSDVKQLGELDK; from the coding sequence ATGAATAAGACTGCCGCCATTATTTCCGCCTGTGTGCTGACCTTCGGCCTGAGCGCCTGCTCCTCTAACTACGTAATGCATACCAACGATGGCCGCACCATTGTGACCGATGGTAAACCGCAAACGGATAATGATACCGGAATGATTTCGTACAAAGATGCCTGGGGCAATAAGCAGCAGATTAACCGTTCTGACGTAAAACAGCTGGGCGAGCTGGATAAGTAA
- the csdA gene encoding cysteine desulfurase CsdA: protein MNAFNPVQFRAQFPALADAGVYLDSAATTLKPLAVIAASDQFYRLSAGNVHRSQFAAARLLTERYESARARVAALLNAPSDKDIVWTRGTTEAINMVAQSYVRPRLKPGDEIIVSEAEHHANLVPWLILAQQTGAQVVKLPLASNRLPDVAALGAFITPRSRVLALGQMSNVTGGCPDLALAIRQAHAAGMVVVVDGAQGAVHFPADVQALDIDFYAFSGHKLYGPTGIGALYGKSELLAEMSPWLGGGKMITEVTFDGFKTQPAPWRFEAGTPNIAGVIGLSAALEWLEETDIAQAENWSRSLATLAEEELAKRPGFRSFRCQDSSLLAFDFDGVHHSDMVTLLAESGIALRAGQHCAQPLLAALGVSGTLRASFAPYNTQDDVYALVHAVDRALQILVD, encoded by the coding sequence ATGAACGCATTCAATCCCGTCCAATTTCGCGCCCAGTTTCCGGCGCTGGCCGACGCCGGCGTCTATCTTGATAGCGCAGCGACGACGCTCAAGCCGCTGGCGGTTATTGCGGCCAGCGACCAGTTTTATCGCCTCAGCGCCGGCAACGTCCACCGTAGCCAGTTCGCCGCCGCCCGGCTGCTGACGGAACGCTATGAAAGCGCGCGAGCGCGCGTGGCGGCCCTGCTCAATGCCCCTTCCGACAAAGATATCGTCTGGACGCGCGGTACCACCGAAGCCATTAACATGGTGGCGCAGAGCTACGTTCGCCCGCGGCTGAAGCCGGGCGACGAGATTATCGTCAGCGAAGCGGAGCATCATGCCAACCTGGTTCCATGGCTCATTCTCGCGCAGCAAACCGGCGCGCAGGTGGTAAAACTACCGCTTGCCAGCAATCGTCTGCCGGACGTGGCCGCTCTGGGCGCGTTCATCACGCCGCGTAGCCGGGTACTGGCGCTTGGTCAGATGTCCAACGTCACCGGCGGCTGTCCGGATCTGGCGCTGGCGATTCGTCAGGCCCACGCTGCCGGAATGGTGGTGGTGGTCGACGGCGCGCAGGGGGCGGTGCATTTCCCGGCGGACGTACAGGCGCTGGATATCGACTTTTATGCTTTTTCGGGCCATAAGCTCTACGGGCCCACCGGCATCGGCGCGCTGTACGGAAAAAGCGAACTGCTGGCAGAAATGTCGCCGTGGCTCGGCGGTGGAAAAATGATTACTGAAGTCACTTTCGACGGCTTCAAAACCCAGCCTGCCCCCTGGCGCTTCGAGGCCGGTACACCAAATATCGCTGGGGTGATTGGCCTGAGCGCGGCGCTGGAATGGCTGGAAGAGACGGATATCGCGCAGGCGGAAAACTGGAGCCGCAGTCTGGCAACGCTGGCGGAAGAGGAACTGGCGAAACGCCCTGGCTTCCGCTCCTTCCGCTGCCAGGACTCCAGCCTGTTGGCGTTTGACTTTGACGGCGTTCACCACAGCGATATGGTGACGCTGCTGGCGGAATCAGGGATCGCGCTACGCGCGGGCCAGCACTGCGCCCAGCCGCTGCTGGCGGCGCTGGGCGTCAGCGGCACCCTGCGGGCTTCCTTCGCGCCTTATAATACGCAAGACGATGTTTACGCGCTGGTGCACGCCGTTGACCGCGCTCTGCAAATACTGGTGGATTAA
- the csdE gene encoding cysteine desulfurase sulfur acceptor subunit CsdE, whose translation MTTSHPFATRITEETLRQTFTPLSQWEDKYRQLILLGKQLPALPDDLKAQAKEITGCENRVWLGYCVDDNGKLHFFGDSEGRIVRGMLAVLLTAVEGKSADELLAQDPLKLFDELGLRGQLSASRSQGLSALSAAVLAAARAVEV comes from the coding sequence ATGACGACTTCTCATCCTTTTGCTACTCGCATCACCGAAGAGACCCTACGCCAGACGTTTACTCCGCTCAGCCAGTGGGAAGATAAATACCGCCAGCTGATTTTATTGGGTAAGCAGCTTCCTGCGCTGCCTGATGACCTGAAAGCGCAGGCCAAAGAGATTACCGGATGTGAAAACCGGGTCTGGCTGGGATATTGCGTTGATGATAATGGCAAGCTGCATTTCTTCGGCGATAGCGAAGGCCGTATCGTGCGCGGCATGCTGGCGGTGCTGTTGACCGCCGTTGAAGGCAAAAGCGCTGATGAACTGCTGGCGCAGGATCCGCTGAAGCTGTTTGATGAGTTAGGACTGCGCGGCCAGCTGAGCGCCTCGCGCAGCCAGGGACTCAGCGCCCTGAGTGCGGCGGTGCTCGCCGCCGCCCGCGCGGTTGAGGTTTAA
- the tcdA gene encoding tRNA cyclic N6-threonylcarbamoyladenosine(37) synthase TcdA, whose amino-acid sequence MSVVISDAWRQRFGGTARLYGEKALQRFADAHVCVVGIGGVGSWAAEALARTGIGAITLIDMDDVCVTNTNRQIHALGGNVGLAKAEVMADRIRLINPECRVTVVDDFVTPDNVAEYLGVGFSYVIDAIDSVRPKAALIAYCRRHKVPLVTTGGAGGQIDPTQIQVADLAKTIQDPLAAKLRERLKNQFGVVKNSKGKLGVDCVFSTEALVYPQADGSVCAMKSTAEGPKRMDCASGFGAATMVTATFGFVAVSHALKKMLAKAERQTT is encoded by the coding sequence ATGTCTGTTGTAATCAGCGATGCCTGGCGCCAGCGTTTTGGCGGTACGGCGCGTTTATACGGTGAAAAGGCGCTGCAGCGTTTTGCCGACGCGCACGTTTGCGTGGTCGGCATCGGCGGCGTAGGCTCATGGGCGGCGGAAGCGCTGGCGAGAACCGGGATTGGCGCGATTACCCTCATCGATATGGATGACGTCTGCGTGACCAACACCAATCGCCAGATCCACGCCCTTGGCGGTAACGTTGGGCTGGCGAAAGCCGAGGTGATGGCGGATCGCATTCGCCTGATCAACCCCGAGTGCCGGGTCACGGTGGTGGACGATTTTGTCACGCCGGACAACGTCGCGGAGTATCTTGGCGTCGGCTTTAGCTATGTGATCGATGCCATCGACAGCGTGCGCCCGAAAGCGGCGTTAATCGCTTACTGTCGTCGCCATAAGGTGCCGTTAGTCACCACCGGCGGCGCGGGCGGGCAAATCGACCCGACGCAAATTCAGGTCGCGGATCTGGCGAAAACCATCCAGGATCCGCTGGCGGCAAAGCTGCGCGAGCGTCTGAAGAACCAGTTCGGCGTGGTGAAAAACAGCAAAGGTAAGCTCGGCGTGGATTGTGTATTTTCCACAGAAGCGCTGGTTTATCCGCAGGCGGACGGCAGCGTGTGTGCGATGAAAAGCACCGCCGAAGGTCCGAAGCGGATGGATTGCGCATCCGGTTTTGGCGCCGCGACGATGGTGACTGCGACCTTTGGTTTTGTCGCCGTGTCCCACGCGCTGAAGAAAATGCTGGCGAAGGCGGAGCGGCAGACGACGTAA
- the mltA gene encoding murein transglycosylase A: MKGRWAKYAVTGAMLAMLAACSSKPTDRGQQYNEGKFTQPLSLVNQPDAVGSPINAGDFSEQVRQIRSASPRLYTSQSNVYNAVQEWLRSGGDTRTLSQFGIDAWQMQGTDNYGNVQFTGYYTPVVQARHTRQGEFQYPIYRMPPKRGKLPSRASIYAGALSDNYILAYSNSLMDNFIMDVQGSGYIDFGDGSPLNFFSYAGKNGWSYYSIGKVLIDRGEVKREDMSMQAIREWGEKHSEAEVRELLEQNPSFVFFKPQSFAPVKGASAVPLIGRASVASDRSIIPSGTTLLAEVPLLDNNGKFNGQYELRLMVALDVGGAIKGQHFDIYQGIGPEAGHRAGWYNHYGRVWVLKNAPGAGNVFSG; encoded by the coding sequence ATGAAAGGACGTTGGGCAAAATACGCAGTAACAGGCGCGATGCTGGCAATGCTGGCCGCCTGTTCCTCAAAACCGACCGATCGCGGTCAGCAGTATAATGAAGGTAAATTCACCCAGCCGCTTTCACTGGTTAACCAGCCTGATGCGGTCGGCTCACCGATTAACGCCGGCGATTTCTCCGAGCAGGTAAGACAGATCCGCAGCGCCTCTCCGCGCCTCTATACCAGCCAGAGCAACGTCTACAACGCGGTGCAGGAGTGGCTGCGTTCCGGCGGCGATACCCGCACGCTGAGCCAGTTCGGTATTGATGCCTGGCAGATGCAGGGTACGGATAACTACGGCAACGTCCAGTTTACCGGCTACTACACGCCGGTGGTGCAGGCGCGCCACACTCGCCAGGGCGAGTTCCAGTATCCGATTTACCGGATGCCGCCGAAGCGCGGCAAGCTGCCGTCCCGCGCCAGCATCTATGCCGGCGCTCTGAGCGACAACTATATTCTGGCCTACAGCAACTCGCTGATGGACAACTTTATTATGGATGTGCAGGGCAGCGGCTACATTGACTTTGGCGACGGCTCGCCGCTGAATTTCTTTAGCTATGCCGGGAAAAACGGCTGGTCGTATTACAGCATCGGTAAGGTACTGATCGACCGTGGCGAAGTGAAGCGCGAAGATATGTCGATGCAGGCGATCCGCGAATGGGGCGAAAAGCATAGCGAGGCGGAAGTGCGCGAGCTGCTGGAGCAGAACCCGTCGTTTGTTTTCTTCAAGCCGCAGTCGTTCGCGCCGGTGAAAGGCGCCAGCGCGGTACCGCTGATTGGCCGCGCTTCGGTGGCATCCGATCGTTCTATTATTCCTTCTGGCACTACGCTGCTGGCGGAGGTGCCGCTGCTGGATAATAATGGCAAGTTTAACGGTCAGTACGAGCTGCGCTTAATGGTGGCTCTTGACGTTGGCGGCGCGATTAAAGGCCAGCACTTTGATATTTATCAGGGCATTGGTCCGGAGGCCGGGCACCGCGCCGGTTGGTATAACCACTATGGCCGCGTGTGGGTGCTGAAAAATGCCCCGGGCGCGGGTAACGTCTTTAGCGGCTAG
- the cobT gene encoding nicotinate-nucleotide--dimethylbenzimidazole phosphoribosyltransferase, with amino-acid sequence MQSLTSLLGAIPAPDENAMARARLHIDGLLKPPGSLGRLEDLAVQLAGMPGLEGIPQVKKKALLVMCADHGVWDEGVAISPKAVTAIQAANMTLGKTGVCVLAAQAGAQMHVIDVGIDAELIPGVINMRVARGCGNIAVGPAMSRGQAEELLLEVISYTRGLAQDGVTLFGVGELGMANTTPAAAIVSVLTGSDAQDVVGIGANLPLAKVGNKVEVVRRAIAVNRPDPHDGLDVLAKVGGFDLLGMAGVMLGAASCGLPVVLDGFLSYAAALAACRIAPQVKPYLIPSHYSAEKGARTALMHLELEPYLNMGMRLGEGSGAALAMPIVEAACAMYHEMGMLAASNIVLPKG; translated from the coding sequence ATGCAAAGCTTAACCTCTCTACTAGGCGCGATCCCCGCGCCTGATGAAAACGCGATGGCGCGCGCCCGGCTTCATATTGATGGTCTGCTGAAGCCACCCGGAAGCCTTGGACGCCTGGAAGACCTTGCCGTACAGCTGGCGGGAATGCCCGGTCTTGAAGGCATACCGCAGGTAAAAAAGAAGGCGCTGCTGGTGATGTGCGCCGACCACGGCGTGTGGGATGAAGGGGTCGCCATCTCGCCGAAAGCGGTGACCGCGATTCAGGCGGCGAATATGACCCTCGGTAAAACCGGCGTTTGCGTGCTGGCGGCACAGGCGGGCGCGCAGATGCACGTGATTGATGTGGGGATCGATGCTGAGCTTATTCCGGGCGTTATCAACATGCGCGTGGCGCGCGGCTGCGGCAACATTGCCGTCGGCCCGGCAATGAGCCGCGGTCAGGCTGAAGAACTGCTGCTGGAGGTGATTAGCTATACCCGAGGGCTGGCGCAGGATGGCGTCACGCTGTTTGGCGTCGGGGAGCTGGGGATGGCGAATACCACCCCGGCGGCGGCGATTGTCAGCGTTCTGACCGGCAGCGATGCCCAGGATGTGGTGGGGATTGGCGCCAATCTGCCGTTGGCTAAAGTGGGCAATAAAGTCGAGGTGGTGCGCCGGGCTATCGCCGTCAACCGGCCCGATCCGCATGATGGCCTGGACGTGCTGGCGAAAGTAGGCGGGTTTGATTTATTGGGCATGGCGGGCGTGATGCTGGGCGCGGCCTCCTGCGGCTTGCCGGTGGTGCTTGACGGTTTCCTCTCCTACGCGGCGGCGCTGGCGGCGTGCCGCATTGCGCCGCAGGTGAAACCCTATCTGATCCCATCGCACTATTCGGCGGAGAAGGGCGCGCGTACGGCGCTGATGCACCTCGAACTGGAGCCCTATCTGAATATGGGGATGCGGCTGGGCGAAGGCAGCGGCGCGGCGCTGGCGATGCCGATCGTTGAAGCGGCCTGCGCGATGTACCACGAGATGGGAATGCTGGCGGCGAGCAATATTGTGTTGCCGAAGGGCTGA
- the cobU gene encoding bifunctional adenosylcobinamide kinase/adenosylcobinamide-phosphate guanylyltransferase, with product MLTLVTGGARSGKSRHAEALIAQAPQVLYIATSQILDDEMAARIQHHRDGRPAHWRTAERWQQLDELITPDINPEEAILLECITTMVTNLLFALGGDRSPDEWDYAAMEQAIDAEISLLIAACQRCPARVVLVTNEVGMGIVPENRLARHFRDIAGRVNQRLAAAADDVWLVVSGIGVKIK from the coding sequence ATGCTGACTTTAGTCACCGGCGGGGCGCGCAGCGGAAAAAGCCGCCATGCGGAAGCGCTGATCGCGCAAGCGCCGCAGGTTTTATATATCGCTACGTCGCAGATCCTGGATGACGAAATGGCGGCGAGGATCCAGCACCACCGCGACGGCAGGCCCGCGCACTGGCGCACCGCCGAGCGCTGGCAGCAGCTTGATGAGCTGATAACCCCGGATATCAACCCCGAAGAGGCGATTTTGCTGGAATGCATCACCACCATGGTGACCAATCTGCTGTTTGCGCTGGGGGGCGACCGTTCGCCGGACGAATGGGATTACGCGGCAATGGAGCAGGCGATTGACGCCGAAATCAGCCTCCTGATCGCCGCCTGTCAGCGCTGCCCGGCCCGGGTGGTGCTGGTGACCAACGAGGTGGGGATGGGAATTGTGCCGGAAAATCGTCTGGCCCGCCATTTCCGCGATATCGCCGGGCGCGTCAACCAGCGCCTTGCGGCGGCGGCGGACGACGTCTGGCTGGTGGTGTCGGGCATCGGCGTGAAAATCAAATAA
- a CDS encoding cobyric acid synthase: MTLAIMLQGTASDVGKSVLVAGLCRIFYQDGQRTAPFKSQNMALNSGITPDGKEMGRAQIFQAEAAGITPDVRMNPVLLKPTSDRKAQVVLMGKVATDMDAVSYHEYKPRLREQILAVYNSLAAEHDVLVLEGAGSPAEINLRDRDIVNMGMAEMAQCPVLLVADIDRGGVFASIYGTLALLHDHERARVKGVIINKFRGDVTLLHSGIEQIEALTGVPVLGVMPWLDVDLEDEDGVALQKGKYLRTDRRDIDIAVVQVPHISNFTDFNALAAQPDVRVRYVRQPQELAGVDMVILPGSKNTLGDLRWLRESGMAHAVLQARRQGVPVLGICGGYQMLGETIIDEVESGLGTQPGLGLLNTVTHFAHSKTTTQVTATLATALPDWLAATAGLAVRGYEIHMGETELRDGCRSLMQLHKNGLSVADGAVSDDGLAFGTYLHGLFDSDEFTRALVNGLRQRKGLAALDSDFEYAQYKSRQFDLLADAMRQHIDIEKIYAIMRHHQEPIC; the protein is encoded by the coding sequence ATGACGCTGGCAATTATGTTACAGGGCACCGCTTCCGACGTCGGCAAAAGCGTGCTGGTGGCGGGGCTGTGCCGCATTTTTTATCAGGACGGGCAGCGCACCGCGCCGTTTAAATCGCAGAATATGGCGCTTAATTCCGGTATTACGCCGGACGGTAAAGAGATGGGGCGCGCGCAGATTTTTCAGGCCGAAGCGGCGGGAATTACCCCGGACGTGCGCATGAACCCGGTACTGCTCAAGCCAACCAGCGATAGAAAAGCGCAGGTGGTGCTGATGGGTAAGGTGGCGACCGATATGGACGCGGTGAGCTACCACGAGTACAAACCGCGTCTGCGCGAACAGATCCTCGCGGTCTATAACAGCCTGGCCGCCGAACATGATGTGCTGGTGCTGGAAGGGGCGGGCAGCCCGGCGGAGATTAACCTGCGCGATCGCGACATCGTCAATATGGGCATGGCCGAGATGGCGCAGTGCCCGGTGCTGCTGGTGGCGGATATCGATCGCGGCGGCGTATTCGCCTCTATTTACGGCACACTTGCGCTGCTGCATGACCACGAGCGCGCGCGGGTCAAGGGCGTGATTATTAACAAATTTCGCGGCGACGTGACGCTGCTGCACTCCGGGATCGAACAGATTGAAGCGCTCACCGGCGTTCCGGTGCTCGGCGTGATGCCGTGGCTGGACGTCGATCTCGAAGATGAGGACGGCGTGGCGCTGCAAAAGGGTAAATACCTGCGCACCGACAGGCGCGATATTGATATCGCCGTGGTCCAGGTGCCGCATATCTCTAATTTTACCGATTTCAACGCCCTGGCGGCGCAGCCGGATGTTCGGGTGCGCTATGTTCGCCAGCCGCAGGAGCTGGCGGGCGTGGATATGGTGATCCTGCCGGGCAGTAAAAATACGCTCGGCGACCTGCGCTGGCTGCGCGAAAGCGGCATGGCGCACGCGGTGCTGCAGGCCCGGCGTCAGGGGGTACCGGTGCTGGGGATCTGCGGCGGCTATCAGATGCTCGGCGAAACCATTATCGATGAGGTGGAGTCGGGGCTTGGCACGCAGCCGGGGCTGGGGTTACTTAATACCGTCACCCACTTTGCGCACAGCAAGACGACCACCCAGGTCACGGCAACTCTGGCAACAGCGCTGCCGGACTGGCTGGCGGCAACGGCGGGGCTGGCCGTACGCGGCTACGAAATTCATATGGGCGAAACCGAGCTGCGCGACGGCTGCCGTTCGCTGATGCAACTCCACAAAAATGGGCTGAGCGTGGCGGACGGCGCGGTCAGCGATGACGGCCTGGCGTTTGGCACCTATCTGCACGGCCTGTTTGATAGCGATGAGTTTACCCGCGCGCTGGTGAACGGCCTGCGCCAGCGTAAGGGGCTGGCGGCGCTGGATAGCGATTTCGAGTACGCGCAGTACAAATCCCGTCAGTTCGATCTGCTGGCCGACGCGATGCGCCAGCATATCGATATCGAAAAAATCTACGCCATCATGCGCCACCATCAGGAGCCCATATGCTGA
- a CDS encoding energy-coupling factor ABC transporter ATP-binding protein: MLATTDLWFRYQDEPVLKGLTLDFSHHAVTGLVGANGCGKSTLFMNLSGLLRPQSGAVLWQGKPLDYSKSGLLALRQQVATVFQDPDQQIFYTDIDSDIAFSLRNLGVAEEEIARRVDDALTLVDAQGFRHQPIQCLSHGQKKRVAIAGALVLQARYLLLDEPTAGLDPSGRAQMIDIIKRIADRGNHVAISSHDIDLIYEISDAVYVLRRGEVLAHGEPGEVFSRSELMTEAGLTQPWLVKLHAQLGLPLCKTEEEFFTRMRSNAMKEAS; encoded by the coding sequence ATGCTTGCCACGACCGACCTCTGGTTTCGCTATCAGGATGAGCCGGTGCTGAAGGGGCTGACGCTGGATTTTTCCCATCACGCGGTGACCGGGCTGGTGGGGGCGAACGGCTGCGGAAAATCCACGTTGTTTATGAACCTGAGCGGTCTGCTGCGTCCGCAGAGCGGGGCAGTGCTGTGGCAAGGTAAACCGCTGGACTACAGCAAAAGCGGCCTGCTGGCGCTGCGCCAGCAGGTGGCGACCGTTTTCCAGGATCCGGACCAGCAGATTTTCTATACCGATATCGACAGCGATATCGCCTTTAGCCTGCGGAACCTGGGCGTAGCGGAAGAGGAAATTGCCCGCCGGGTGGACGATGCCCTGACTCTCGTCGATGCCCAGGGATTTCGTCACCAGCCGATTCAATGCCTGAGCCACGGGCAGAAAAAGCGCGTGGCGATAGCCGGTGCGCTGGTGCTGCAGGCGCGTTATTTACTGCTCGACGAACCTACGGCGGGTCTCGATCCTTCGGGACGTGCGCAGATGATCGACATCATTAAGCGCATTGCCGATCGGGGTAACCACGTGGCGATCTCCAGCCACGATATCGATTTGATTTATGAAATCAGCGATGCGGTATACGTTTTGCGCCGCGGCGAAGTGCTGGCGCACGGCGAACCCGGTGAGGTATTTTCCCGCAGTGAACTGATGACCGAGGCCGGACTCACCCAGCCGTGGCTGGTAAAACTGCATGCCCAGCTCGGGCTGCCGTTGTGTAAAACCGAAGAAGAATTTTTTACGCGGATGCGAAGCAACGCGATGAAGGAGGCGTCATGA